The Phacochoerus africanus isolate WHEZ1 chromosome X, ROS_Pafr_v1, whole genome shotgun sequence genome has a segment encoding these proteins:
- the SASH3 gene encoding SAM and SH3 domain-containing protein 3 — MLRRKPSNASEKEPTQKKKLSLQRSSSFKDFAKSKPSSPVVSEKEFNLDDNIPEDDSGVPTPEDAGKSGKKLGKKWRAVISRTMNRKMGKMVVKALSEEMGDTLEEGSASPTSPDCSLDSPGPEKMALAFSEQEERELPALSRQASTGSELCSPSPGSGSFGEDPPAPQYTGPFCGRARVHTDFTPSPYDHDSLKLQKGDVIQIVEKPPVGTWLGLLNGRLGSFKFIYVDVLPEEAAGPARPSRRQSKGKRPKPKTLHELLERIGLEEHTSTLLLNGYQTLEDFKELRETHLNELNIMDPQHRAKLLTAAELLLDYDTGSEEAEEGAESSQEPVAHTVSEPKVDIPRDSGCFEGSESGRDEAELASAEEQLHSLSLAGAP, encoded by the exons ATGTTGCGCCGTAAGCCCTCCAACGCCAGCGAGAAGGAGCCCACTCAGAAGAAAAAG CTCTCACTTCAGCGCTCCAGCAGCTTCAAGGATTTTGCCAAATCCAAACCCAGCTCCCCTGTGGTGAGCGAGAAGGAATTTAATCTGGATGATAAT ATTCCAGAAGATGACTCAGGCGTCCCTACTCCAGAGGATGCTGGGAAGAGTGGCAAAAAGCTGGGGAAGAAGTGGAGGGCCGTGATTTCCCGAACCATGAACAGGAAGATGGGCAAGATGGTGGTGAAGGCCCTGTCGGAGGAGATG GGAGACACTCTGGAGGAGGGCTCAGCCTCCCCGACGTCTCCAGACTGCAGCCTGGACAGCCCTGGCCCTGAGAAGATGGCGCTGGCCTTTTCCGAGCAGGAGGAGCGGGAGCTCCCAGCACTCAGCCGCCAGGCATCCACGG GCAGTGAGCTCTGCAGCCCCAGCCCGGGCTCCGGCAGCTTCGGGGAGGACCCGCCTGCCCCCCAGTACACAGGGCCCTTCTGCGGCCGGGCACGAGTTCACACCGACTTCACTCCCAGCCCCTATGACCACGACTCACTGAAACTGCAG AAAGGGGACGTGATCCAGATCGTTGAAAAGCCGCCCGTGGGGACGTGGCTGGGCCTGCTCAATGGCAGGCTGGGCTCTTTCAAGTTCATCTACGTGGATGTGCTGCCCGAGGAGGCCGCGGGTCCTGCCCGCCCCAGCCGCCGACAGAGCAAGGGCAAGAGGCCCAAGCCCAAGACTCTGCACGAGCTGCTGGAGCGCATCGGCCTCGAG GAGCACACGTCCACCCTGCTGCTCAACGGCTACCAGACGCTGGAGGACTTCAAAGAGCTGCGGGAAACACACCTCAATGAGCTGAACATCATGGACCCGCAGCATCGGGCCAAGCTGCTTACGGCCGCTGAGCTGCTGCTGGACTACGACA CTGGCAGTGAGGAAGCGGAAGAGGGTGCCGAGAGCAGCCAGGAGCCAGTGGCACACACGGTGTCGGAGCCCAAGGTGGACATCCCTCGCGACTCCGGCTGCTTCGAGGGCTCCGAGAGCGGGCGCGACGAGGCGGAGCTGGCGAGCGCCGAAGAGCAGCTGCACAGCCTCTCCCTGGCCGGGGCGCCTTGA